A genome region from Segatella copri includes the following:
- a CDS encoding SPOR domain-containing protein, with translation MKKITVLSMGMCAVLALASCGTSKESAYKKAYEKAQQQEQQAAQAPVAQEPVVAPLETQAPSDEQTEVDNATVRSEDVSLISGSGLSSYSVVVGSFSLKANAEGLASTLKSAGYDAQIALNTERNMYRVVASTFADKAAAVKSRNQLRAGEYPDAWLLLKK, from the coding sequence ATGAAGAAAATTACAGTATTAAGCATGGGAATGTGCGCAGTTTTGGCGCTCGCAAGTTGTGGTACATCTAAGGAAAGTGCATACAAGAAGGCATATGAGAAGGCTCAGCAGCAGGAACAGCAGGCAGCTCAGGCTCCTGTTGCTCAGGAACCAGTTGTAGCTCCTCTCGAGACTCAGGCTCCTTCTGATGAGCAGACTGAGGTTGATAATGCTACTGTTCGTTCTGAGGATGTTTCTCTCATCTCAGGTTCTGGCTTGTCAAGCTATAGCGTAGTAGTTGGTTCTTTCTCTCTCAAGGCTAACGCTGAGGGATTGGCTAGTACATTGAAGAGCGCTGGCTACGATGCTCAGATCGCCCTGAACACAGAGCGTAACATGTATCGCGTGGTAGCTTCTACATTTGCTGATAAGGCTGCTGCTGTCAAGAGCCGCAATCAGCTTCGCGCTGGTGAGTATCCTGATGCTTGGTTACTCCTTAAGAAGTAA
- a CDS encoding bifunctional (p)ppGpp synthetase/guanosine-3',5'-bis(diphosphate) 3'-pyrophosphohydrolase, which translates to MNETPFKFTSEEKEQTLQILERLRTAVGDTFKPGDEQHLREDIQHAFINHQIKRNVFGMNPILAALQTAEIAVNEIGLKRDGIIAILMQTSVIDGYQTIEEIQKKYGDSVAHIISGLLRIHDLYKRNPIIESENFRNLLISFSEDMRVILIMIADRVNVMRQIRDTEQKEAKHEVSEEASYLYAPLAHKLGLYKLKSELEDLSLKYLEHDAYYMIKDKLNATKASRDAYIARFIQPIQEKLDAAGLKYHMKGRTKSIHSIWQKMKKQKCAFEGVYDLFAIRIILDAPREKEYMQCWQAFALITDMYQPNPKRMRDWLSVPKSNGYESLHTTVLGPENKWVEVQIRTERMDDIAEHGLAAHWRYKGIKQGEGGIDEWLANIRAALENNDDLQLMDQFTTDLKEDEVYVFTPKGDLLNFQKGATVLDFAYYIHSRIGNTCVGGKINGRAVTFRQELHSGDQVEILTQSNQKPRREWLNIVQTSKAKAKIRLALKETQKKDGLYAKELLERRFKNRKLEIDESIMARIIKKMGYKENSDFYKDVAEEKIDVNSIIERYIEERDHDLNLANTNKPAESAENFEFENPTEELMKQSDDVLVIDEHLKGIDFELAHCCHPIYGDPIFGFVTISKGIKVHRMDCPNAKELRRRFGYRIVKAKWSGKGTSKYAITLRIIGNDDIGIVSNITNIISKEDKLIMRGINISSKDGLFSGNVTVMIDDAGKTDALIKKLSAVKGVKQVTRI; encoded by the coding sequence ATGAACGAAACACCTTTTAAATTCACATCCGAAGAAAAGGAACAGACACTCCAGATACTAGAGCGCCTGAGAACCGCCGTGGGCGATACATTCAAGCCAGGCGATGAGCAGCATCTGCGTGAAGACATACAGCATGCCTTCATCAACCATCAGATTAAGCGCAATGTCTTCGGAATGAATCCAATACTTGCTGCCCTGCAAACCGCAGAAATCGCAGTAAACGAAATCGGTCTGAAACGAGATGGCATCATCGCCATCCTGATGCAGACCAGCGTCATCGATGGCTATCAGACCATCGAAGAGATACAGAAGAAATACGGAGATAGCGTAGCCCACATTATCAGTGGTCTGCTTCGCATCCACGATTTATATAAGCGCAACCCTATCATAGAGAGCGAGAACTTCAGAAATCTGCTTATCTCATTCTCTGAGGATATGCGCGTCATCCTCATCATGATTGCCGACCGCGTGAACGTGATGCGACAGATTCGCGATACCGAACAGAAAGAGGCAAAGCATGAAGTAAGCGAAGAGGCAAGCTACCTCTATGCCCCACTCGCCCACAAACTGGGACTCTACAAACTGAAGAGCGAACTGGAAGACCTTAGTCTGAAGTATCTCGAGCACGACGCCTACTATATGATAAAGGACAAACTGAACGCCACCAAGGCTTCGCGCGATGCCTATATCGCCCGCTTCATCCAGCCAATCCAGGAAAAGCTCGATGCTGCCGGTCTGAAATATCACATGAAGGGCCGCACCAAGAGTATCCACTCTATCTGGCAGAAGATGAAGAAGCAGAAGTGCGCCTTTGAGGGTGTATACGATCTCTTTGCCATCCGTATTATCCTCGATGCACCAAGAGAGAAAGAGTATATGCAGTGCTGGCAGGCCTTTGCCCTCATCACCGACATGTATCAGCCAAACCCAAAGCGTATGCGCGACTGGCTCAGCGTGCCTAAGAGCAACGGTTATGAAAGTCTGCATACCACTGTACTGGGTCCTGAAAACAAATGGGTAGAGGTACAGATCAGAACCGAGCGCATGGACGATATTGCAGAGCACGGACTCGCTGCCCACTGGCGCTACAAGGGTATTAAGCAGGGAGAAGGCGGTATCGACGAATGGCTTGCCAATATCCGTGCTGCCCTCGAAAACAACGATGATCTGCAGCTGATGGACCAGTTTACCACCGACCTGAAGGAAGACGAAGTATACGTGTTCACTCCAAAGGGCGACCTGCTGAACTTCCAGAAGGGAGCTACGGTACTCGACTTTGCCTACTATATCCACTCCCGCATCGGCAATACCTGTGTGGGCGGAAAGATTAACGGAAGAGCCGTCACCTTCCGACAGGAACTCCATTCGGGAGATCAGGTAGAAATCCTCACACAGAGCAACCAGAAGCCACGCCGCGAATGGCTCAACATCGTGCAGACATCCAAGGCTAAAGCCAAGATTCGTCTAGCGTTGAAGGAAACCCAGAAGAAGGACGGTCTCTATGCCAAGGAACTTCTGGAGCGCCGATTCAAGAACAGGAAACTGGAAATTGATGAGAGCATCATGGCGCGCATCATCAAGAAAATGGGATATAAGGAGAACTCAGACTTCTATAAGGATGTAGCCGAAGAGAAAATCGACGTGAACAGCATCATCGAGAGATACATAGAGGAGCGCGACCACGACCTGAACCTCGCCAATACCAACAAGCCTGCAGAAAGTGCAGAGAATTTTGAGTTTGAGAATCCTACCGAGGAACTGATGAAACAGAGCGACGATGTGCTGGTTATCGATGAGCACCTCAAGGGCATCGATTTCGAACTGGCTCATTGCTGCCACCCTATCTACGGCGACCCAATCTTCGGATTCGTTACCATCAGCAAGGGTATCAAGGTACATCGCATGGATTGTCCTAACGCCAAGGAACTGCGCCGCCGTTTCGGTTACCGCATCGTGAAGGCGAAATGGAGCGGCAAGGGAACATCCAAGTATGCCATCACGCTCCGCATCATCGGAAACGACGATATCGGTATCGTGAGCAACATCACCAACATCATTTCCAAGGAAGACAAACTCATCATGCGAGGCATCAACATCTCTTCCAAGGATGGTCTCTTCTCTGGCAATGTTACCGTAATGATTGATGATGCTGGCAAGACCGATGCACTCATCAAGAAACTGAGCGCCGTGAAGGGCGTTAAGCAGGTAACGAGAATATAA
- the ruvX gene encoding Holliday junction resolvase RuvX: MRILSIDYGKKRTGLAVTDPLQIIANGLATVSTHELFTYIETYIQKEQVERIVIGKPMQPNGQPSENLARVENFYNRWRKAHPEIPIEYYDERFTSVLAHRAMIDGGVKKKVRKENKGLVDEISATIILQDYLQSRR, encoded by the coding sequence ATGCGAATTTTATCTATAGATTACGGTAAAAAACGTACCGGACTGGCTGTGACCGACCCATTGCAGATTATTGCCAATGGGTTGGCCACAGTTTCTACACATGAACTTTTCACTTATATCGAAACTTATATTCAGAAAGAACAGGTGGAGCGCATTGTTATCGGAAAACCGATGCAACCTAACGGGCAGCCAAGTGAAAACCTGGCAAGAGTAGAAAACTTCTACAACCGTTGGCGAAAGGCTCATCCTGAAATTCCAATTGAATATTATGACGAGAGATTTACATCAGTTCTGGCACATAGAGCCATGATAGATGGAGGTGTAAAGAAGAAGGTGAGAAAAGAAAATAAAGGATTGGTAGACGAGATAAGTGCTACCATCATATTACAGGATTATTTGCAATCAAGAAGATAA
- a CDS encoding YtxH domain-containing protein: MKTLGYIGAFLGGAIAGTALGLIFAPEKGEDTRSKIAGAVDDFCKKHDIKLSRKDVDDLVDDIKDAAPEV, encoded by the coding sequence ATGAAAACATTAGGTTACATTGGTGCTTTCCTCGGCGGTGCTATCGCTGGTACAGCACTCGGTTTGATTTTCGCTCCTGAGAAGGGTGAGGATACACGTAGTAAGATTGCAGGTGCAGTAGACGATTTCTGCAAGAAGCACGACATCAAGTTGAGCCGTAAGGACGTTGATGATCTGGTTGACGATATCAAGGACGCAGCTCCTGAGGTTTAA
- a CDS encoding DUF4301 family protein has product MNQQDLNQISARGISEQQIEHQLEQIKNGFPFLKLEGAAAIGKGIMAPTAQEVEDYEKAWNDYKAEGHKIVKFVPASGAASRMFKNMFAFLDAPYDVPTTDFEKQFFENIKKFAFRKALCDKCHVNNEKGIMCLIKKGDYKAVVANLLKPEGLNYGQLPKGLLQFHEYEDEVRTPMEEHLVEAALYASSNGEANVHFTVSHDHLELFKQMVAEKADKYAQHYGIKYNISFSEQKPSTDTIAANPDNTPFRNEDGSLLFRPGGHGALIENLNEIDADVVFIKNIDNVVPDRLKAETVTWKQVIAGVLVTLQKQAFDYLKVLDSGQYNHEKLEEIIRFVQRDLCCRKADIKELEDAELVIYLRKKLNRPMRVCGVVKNVGEPGGGPFLTYNQDGTVSLQILESSQIDKNNEEYMKMFTEGTHFNPVDLVCATKDYQGNAFDLPKFVDPSTGFISSKSKNGKDLKALELPGLWNGAMSDWNTVFVEVPLGTFNPVKTVNDLLRDQHQAVEGGIKHEHHHEHGEGGCCGKH; this is encoded by the coding sequence ATGAATCAGCAAGATCTAAACCAAATCTCTGCGCGCGGTATCTCCGAGCAGCAGATTGAACACCAGTTGGAACAAATCAAGAATGGTTTCCCATTCCTCAAACTCGAGGGTGCGGCTGCCATCGGTAAGGGTATCATGGCTCCTACAGCTCAGGAAGTAGAGGACTACGAGAAGGCGTGGAACGACTACAAGGCTGAGGGGCACAAGATTGTGAAGTTCGTACCTGCTTCAGGTGCGGCAAGCCGCATGTTCAAGAACATGTTTGCATTCCTCGATGCTCCATACGATGTTCCTACTACTGACTTCGAAAAACAATTCTTCGAGAATATTAAGAAGTTTGCTTTCCGCAAGGCACTCTGCGATAAGTGCCATGTAAACAACGAGAAGGGCATTATGTGCCTTATCAAGAAGGGTGATTACAAGGCTGTTGTGGCTAATCTCCTCAAGCCAGAGGGATTGAACTACGGACAGTTGCCTAAGGGATTGCTCCAGTTCCACGAGTATGAGGACGAGGTTCGCACCCCAATGGAGGAGCACCTGGTTGAGGCTGCGCTCTATGCTAGCAGCAACGGCGAGGCAAACGTTCATTTCACCGTTTCTCACGACCACCTGGAACTCTTCAAGCAGATGGTAGCCGAGAAGGCAGATAAGTATGCACAGCACTACGGCATCAAGTACAACATCTCATTCTCAGAGCAGAAGCCTAGCACCGATACCATCGCTGCCAATCCAGACAATACTCCTTTCCGCAATGAGGATGGCTCTTTGCTGTTCCGTCCGGGCGGTCATGGTGCACTCATCGAGAACCTCAACGAGATTGATGCTGATGTGGTATTCATCAAGAATATTGACAATGTGGTTCCTGATCGCCTGAAGGCTGAGACTGTTACCTGGAAGCAGGTGATTGCAGGTGTATTGGTTACTTTGCAGAAGCAGGCTTTCGATTATCTGAAGGTTTTGGATTCTGGTCAGTACAACCATGAGAAGCTGGAGGAGATTATCCGCTTCGTTCAGCGCGACCTCTGCTGTCGTAAGGCTGATATCAAGGAGCTGGAGGATGCCGAACTGGTTATCTATCTGCGTAAGAAGTTGAACCGTCCTATGCGTGTCTGCGGTGTCGTTAAGAACGTGGGCGAGCCTGGTGGTGGTCCATTCCTTACCTATAATCAGGATGGCACGGTAAGCCTTCAGATTTTGGAGAGCTCTCAGATTGACAAGAATAACGAGGAGTATATGAAGATGTTCACCGAGGGTACTCACTTCAACCCGGTAGATCTCGTCTGCGCGACCAAGGATTACCAGGGCAATGCCTTCGATCTTCCTAAGTTCGTTGATCCATCTACCGGTTTCATCTCCAGCAAGAGTAAGAATGGTAAGGATTTGAAGGCACTCGAGTTGCCAGGTCTCTGGAATGGTGCGATGAGTGACTGGAATACAGTATTTGTAGAGGTTCCTCTCGGTACATTCAACCCAGTGAAGACCGTGAACGATCTGCTCCGCGACCAGCATCAGGCTGTAGAGGGTGGTATCAAGCACGAGCATCATCACGAACACGGAGAGGGCGGCTGCTGTGGTAAGCACTAA
- a CDS encoding asparaginase: protein MAKPKILIIYTGGTIGMGKDPMTGVLEPLDFNHLVSSMPEFKLIQAEIDVRKFDPPIDSSDMDPMRWAEIVSMISNNYNNYDGFVILHGTDTMAYTSSALSFMLENLTKPVILTGSQLPIGELRTDGKENLMTAIEIASAKNAEGRPMVPEVCIFFNGKLIRGNRAIKINAEGFHAFESFNYPHLCDVGINFQYHDHHILTPDYRKPMVPHLKLDPNVIVFSLFPGIQDNIVRHVMESPDLRGIVMRTFGSGNAPHTPWIMRLLDQAAHRGVNIVNISQCLTGSVEMERYGAGFQLKAAHVISGYDSTVEAMVTKMMYLQGRYADNKKVREKLTESLAGEISI from the coding sequence ATGGCAAAACCAAAGATTCTCATCATCTATACCGGTGGTACCATCGGTATGGGAAAGGACCCGATGACAGGTGTACTGGAACCTCTTGATTTCAATCACCTCGTTTCTTCCATGCCCGAATTCAAGCTCATTCAGGCAGAAATCGATGTGCGAAAATTCGACCCACCTATCGATTCCAGCGACATGGATCCAATGCGCTGGGCAGAAATCGTAAGCATGATATCCAACAACTACAACAACTATGACGGATTCGTAATCCTTCATGGCACTGATACTATGGCTTACACTTCGTCTGCCCTATCTTTCATGCTTGAGAATCTGACCAAGCCTGTAATATTGACAGGTAGCCAGCTGCCTATCGGTGAATTGCGAACCGACGGCAAGGAGAATCTGATGACAGCCATAGAGATTGCTTCTGCCAAGAATGCTGAAGGACGCCCTATGGTGCCCGAGGTATGCATCTTTTTCAACGGCAAGCTGATTCGCGGTAACCGTGCCATCAAGATCAATGCCGAGGGATTTCATGCTTTCGAATCATTCAACTACCCTCACCTCTGCGATGTAGGAATCAATTTCCAATATCACGACCATCACATTCTTACGCCGGATTACAGAAAGCCAATGGTTCCACACCTGAAGCTCGATCCGAACGTCATCGTGTTCAGTCTCTTCCCGGGTATCCAGGATAACATTGTGCGCCACGTGATGGAATCACCAGACCTCCGCGGCATCGTGATGCGTACTTTCGGTTCAGGCAATGCTCCTCACACGCCATGGATCATGCGTCTTCTGGATCAGGCTGCCCATCGCGGAGTAAACATCGTGAATATCAGCCAATGTCTTACGGGCAGTGTAGAGATGGAACGCTACGGAGCCGGCTTCCAGTTGAAAGCAGCTCATGTGATAAGCGGATACGATTCTACGGTAGAGGCTATGGTCACCAAGATGATGTATCTGCAGGGAAGATATGCAGATAACAAAAAGGTAAGAGAAAAACTGACCGAATCCCTGGCGGGCGAAATCTCTATATAG
- a CDS encoding tetratricopeptide repeat protein, which produces MKKILLVLFMVMGTMSTSAQYRVDRLVTAGRSALYYEDFVLSIKYFNLAIGAKPYLYEPWYYRSVAKFNLDDFTGAESDATEALHLNPYINDIYDLRAICRIRQNRFDDAIADYNEAIRLEPRNRNYWFNRAICQMENKKYEAAQQELDTIVEKWKDWSNAYSLKAEVYLHQKDTVQAEKWLDKSLQLNPYDGDAWTTRAYMALARKEWKTADEALTKSLHFKPNNVNSYINRALARINLNNLRGAMSDYDNALDLDPNNFLAHYNRGLMRVQLGDDNRAITDFDFIIKMEPQNFMAIFNRALLHDKTGNLRAAIKDYTKVINQFPNFWTGLSNRASCYRRLGMTAKAEMDEFRIFKAQMNKHIGIQPRWSAKTKKEMRKRSEVDPNKFASLVVDDEPKYEHNYKSEYRGKVQNRQVETAFLPMYQLSYFPNNQNVNGVQAYDKEVDALNQHTKADKVYIVCSKEQLDENGSMKIFSMIDKLSAELSVASDNETRKRLLMRRAIAHSVLRDFEAAISDFTYYISLDDKNSLAYWQRAVCQAEMDEFNKAEGKGVLNIHSAEADFSDAIRQNSNNAYIYYNRGNLHAGRNELSKAIDDYTIALRIDNRLAEAYYNRGIARAKSGNKQTAIQDLSKAGELGLYDAYSVIKRLNKSK; this is translated from the coding sequence ATGAAGAAGATTCTCTTGGTTCTTTTTATGGTAATGGGCACCATGTCGACTTCTGCCCAATATCGTGTAGACCGACTTGTTACGGCCGGTCGGAGTGCATTGTATTATGAGGATTTCGTCCTTTCAATCAAGTATTTTAATCTGGCTATCGGTGCCAAGCCTTATCTGTATGAGCCTTGGTATTACCGCAGTGTGGCAAAATTTAATCTGGATGACTTTACGGGTGCCGAAAGTGATGCCACCGAGGCGTTGCATCTCAATCCCTATATCAATGATATTTATGACTTGAGAGCCATCTGTCGCATCAGACAAAACAGGTTTGATGATGCGATAGCTGACTATAATGAGGCTATCAGACTTGAACCGCGCAACCGAAATTACTGGTTCAACCGGGCTATCTGCCAGATGGAAAACAAAAAGTATGAGGCGGCGCAGCAGGAACTGGATACCATCGTGGAAAAATGGAAAGACTGGTCGAATGCTTATTCGCTCAAGGCTGAAGTGTATCTGCATCAGAAAGATACCGTGCAGGCTGAGAAATGGCTAGACAAGAGTCTGCAGCTCAATCCGTATGATGGGGATGCCTGGACTACGCGTGCCTATATGGCGCTGGCTAGAAAGGAATGGAAAACGGCTGATGAGGCGCTGACCAAGAGTCTGCATTTCAAACCTAACAATGTCAACAGTTACATTAACCGTGCTTTGGCGCGTATCAATCTGAATAACCTCAGAGGGGCGATGAGCGATTATGACAATGCCCTTGATCTGGATCCGAACAATTTCCTGGCTCATTATAATAGAGGACTGATGCGTGTACAGTTGGGTGATGATAACCGTGCTATCACCGATTTCGACTTCATTATCAAGATGGAACCCCAGAACTTCATGGCTATCTTCAACCGAGCTCTATTGCATGATAAGACCGGTAATCTGAGAGCTGCCATCAAGGATTATACTAAGGTTATCAACCAGTTCCCTAACTTCTGGACCGGTTTGTCTAACCGTGCCAGCTGTTACCGGCGCCTGGGCATGACAGCCAAGGCAGAGATGGATGAATTCCGTATCTTCAAGGCGCAGATGAACAAGCATATCGGAATCCAGCCGAGATGGAGCGCAAAGACCAAGAAGGAGATGCGTAAGCGCTCTGAGGTTGACCCGAATAAGTTTGCTTCGCTGGTAGTAGATGACGAACCGAAGTATGAACACAACTATAAGAGCGAGTATCGTGGTAAGGTTCAGAACCGTCAGGTAGAAACCGCCTTCCTGCCGATGTATCAGCTCTCTTATTTCCCAAACAATCAGAATGTAAATGGAGTTCAGGCTTATGACAAGGAGGTTGATGCGCTCAATCAGCATACCAAGGCAGACAAGGTTTATATCGTTTGCAGTAAGGAACAGCTCGATGAGAATGGTTCTATGAAGATATTCTCGATGATTGATAAACTTTCGGCAGAGTTGAGTGTGGCGAGCGATAATGAAACCAGAAAACGTCTCCTGATGCGCAGGGCCATCGCTCATAGTGTACTTCGTGATTTTGAGGCTGCCATCAGTGATTTCACCTATTATATCTCGCTCGATGACAAGAACTCTTTGGCTTACTGGCAGCGTGCTGTCTGCCAGGCTGAGATGGATGAATTTAACAAGGCTGAGGGCAAGGGTGTTCTGAACATCCATTCTGCCGAGGCTGATTTCAGTGATGCCATTCGCCAGAACAGCAACAATGCTTACATCTATTATAATAGAGGTAATCTTCATGCAGGCAGAAACGAACTTTCAAAAGCAATAGATGATTATACCATTGCCTTGAGAATTGATAACCGCCTTGCAGAGGCTTATTATAATAGAGGTATAGCACGAGCCAAGAGTGGCAATAAGCAGACTGCCATCCAGGATCTTTCAAAGGCAGGAGAACTTGGTTTGTATGATGCCTATTCTGTGATCAAGCGCTTGAATAAGTCGAAATAA
- the def gene encoding peptide deformylase, whose product MILPIYIYGQPVLRKVAEDITPDYPDLKVLINNMYETLDSSNGIGLAAPQIGLPIRLVVIDLDVLSEDFPEYKGFRHAFINAHILELDEENTDSSEEGCLSIPGINEKVVRPTRIHVKYMDEDFNEHDEWIGGYLARVMQHEFDHLEGTMFVDRVSPLRKNMIAGKLKSIIKGNFRAAYRTKIRR is encoded by the coding sequence ATGATTTTACCGATTTATATTTATGGTCAGCCAGTGCTGAGAAAAGTGGCTGAAGATATTACACCTGATTATCCAGATCTCAAGGTGTTGATTAATAATATGTATGAAACCCTTGATTCCAGCAACGGCATTGGACTGGCTGCACCCCAGATAGGCTTGCCTATCCGCCTCGTTGTTATCGACCTGGATGTGCTCAGCGAGGATTTCCCTGAGTATAAAGGATTCCGTCATGCTTTCATCAATGCCCATATCCTAGAGCTCGATGAGGAAAATACCGACTCTTCTGAAGAGGGATGTCTTTCTATTCCTGGTATCAATGAGAAGGTGGTTCGTCCTACACGCATCCATGTAAAGTATATGGATGAGGATTTTAATGAACATGATGAGTGGATAGGGGGATATCTGGCTCGCGTGATGCAGCATGAATTCGACCATTTGGAGGGTACAATGTTTGTTGACCGTGTGTCTCCTCTTCGCAAGAACATGATAGCAGGTAAGCTCAAGAGTATCATCAAGGGCAATTTCCGTGCTGCCTATCGTACTAAGATACGTCGATAG
- a CDS encoding phage holin family protein produces MFSNDKNVETIGQLIEVLKHYIGLQSEFLKLDIVDKVVRLLTVITMTVVLLGLLTLTLIYLSFGAAFALADLIGSLTFGFCIVAAVYLFILILFVIFRHKWIERPLVRFLASLLMEK; encoded by the coding sequence ATGTTCTCTAACGATAAAAATGTAGAAACTATCGGGCAGCTCATTGAGGTGCTTAAACATTACATCGGGCTTCAGAGCGAATTTCTGAAGCTCGATATTGTGGATAAGGTGGTACGCCTGCTTACAGTCATCACCATGACGGTGGTACTCCTGGGCTTACTTACGCTTACCCTCATTTACCTATCCTTTGGCGCTGCTTTTGCATTGGCAGACTTAATAGGTAGTCTGACTTTCGGATTCTGCATTGTTGCTGCAGTATACCTATTTATATTAATATTATTTGTAATTTTCCGCCATAAGTGGATCGAGAGACCATTGGTCAGATTTCTGGCCAGCCTCTTAATGGAAAAATAA